In Francisella salimarina, the following proteins share a genomic window:
- a CDS encoding lytic polysaccharide monooxygenase: MKLNKITLTTGLILLASTQAYSHGYVESPASRALLCKEGKNKNCGARAQYEPQSIEQADGLFNLGALDNNIGSADVAGFEPLDEQEQSRWAKTVVRPGQPLQIKWFFTANHKSKHFKFYITKPNWDPDKLLTRDSFEEQPLNCYNPQPTWIAPNQPPQEGLTFTCTLPSRSGYQIIMAEWDVDDTRMSFYNLLDLDFTNDKPAGSVILPNGDTTNPDDNSGESSIPIYDPAKSYPTPGTEVIFENKIYQNKWYVNPGQKPGAGQWGPWEYVRDHKQQNDPTDKFPIEATKFTINPLNIKEGDKITLQLFKDGTMYEYPLLTVPKAMSTSDLFTQLTNKINTLSATDLDNHVIAGVKNENNDVVPNNNAVYVYQTANKPYSQISFYYQQADQNVKNELHLMDFNSEYSVGSDNKLYINAKIMSHSSANANVSIVLQDQNGNQVYRKSDIEISPMDTYNLALQIGNIKAGNYKIVISSEIPGAEAWQKDLDIKVTNSEDSGDTPPVVDKEINVTINANTPFYQVNSDDTVTARAWSSSLGNINLANNQITITPWNKTTTSKGNDSSAYIKCPLPTNNQTSVTYLVSGDLNNISCVIK, translated from the coding sequence ATGAAACTTAATAAAATCACTTTGACTACCGGGCTAATTTTATTAGCAAGCACACAAGCTTACTCACACGGATATGTTGAAAGTCCAGCTTCTCGTGCGCTGTTATGCAAAGAAGGGAAAAATAAAAATTGTGGAGCTCGTGCTCAGTACGAACCTCAGTCAATTGAACAAGCAGATGGATTATTCAACTTAGGTGCTTTAGATAATAATATAGGTAGTGCTGATGTGGCAGGTTTTGAACCATTAGATGAGCAAGAGCAAAGTCGCTGGGCAAAAACTGTAGTGCGTCCAGGACAACCACTACAAATAAAATGGTTCTTTACAGCTAATCACAAATCTAAGCATTTCAAATTCTATATAACTAAGCCTAATTGGGATCCAGACAAATTACTTACACGTGACAGTTTTGAAGAGCAACCTCTAAATTGCTACAACCCACAACCAACATGGATAGCTCCTAACCAGCCACCTCAGGAGGGTCTAACATTTACTTGTACACTACCTAGTAGATCAGGTTATCAAATTATAATGGCTGAATGGGATGTAGATGACACGAGAATGAGTTTTTACAATTTATTAGACTTAGACTTTACAAACGACAAGCCTGCTGGATCTGTTATCTTACCAAATGGTGATACTACCAACCCTGATGATAATTCAGGTGAATCTAGTATTCCTATATACGATCCTGCTAAATCTTATCCAACACCAGGAACAGAGGTCATCTTTGAAAATAAAATATATCAAAACAAATGGTATGTAAATCCTGGGCAAAAGCCTGGTGCTGGACAGTGGGGACCATGGGAATACGTTAGAGACCATAAACAACAAAATGATCCTACAGATAAGTTTCCAATAGAGGCAACTAAATTCACCATCAACCCTTTAAATATTAAAGAAGGCGATAAGATCACTTTACAACTGTTCAAAGATGGTACTATGTATGAATATCCTTTGCTAACGGTACCAAAAGCTATGAGCACAAGTGATTTATTTACACAGCTAACAAATAAGATAAATACTCTTAGCGCTACTGACTTAGATAATCATGTTATCGCAGGTGTTAAAAATGAAAACAATGATGTTGTTCCAAATAATAACGCTGTTTATGTTTATCAAACTGCTAACAAGCCATATAGTCAAATTAGTTTCTACTATCAGCAAGCAGATCAAAATGTTAAAAATGAACTGCATTTGATGGACTTCAATAGTGAATATAGCGTTGGATCTGACAATAAACTATATATAAATGCTAAAATAATGTCTCACAGTTCAGCTAACGCAAATGTATCTATTGTATTGCAAGATCAAAATGGTAATCAAGTTTATAGAAAATCAGATATTGAAATATCTCCAATGGATACATATAACTTAGCACTACAGATAGGCAATATCAAAGCCGGAAATTATAAAATTGTTATTTCTAGTGAAATACCTGGAGCTGAAGCTTGGCAGAAAGATCTCGATATTAAAGTAACAAATTCAGAAGACTCAGGAGATACACCTCCTGTAGTCGACAAAGAAATAAATGTTACTATCAACGCGAATACTCCTTTCTATCAAGTTAATTCAGATGATACTGTAACTGCACGAGCATGGTCTAGCAGCCTAGGAAATATAAATCTAGCTAATAATCAGATAACCATTACCCCTTGGAATAAAACTACTACATCTAAAGGTAATGACAGCTCTGCATACATAAAATGTCCATTACCTACAAACAACCAAACAAGTGTTACATATCTGGTCAGTGGTGACTTAAACAACATATCTTGTGTAATAAAATAA
- the thrS gene encoding threonine--tRNA ligase — protein MINIKFPDGSIREFEKGVNSLQVAKSISPGLAKVTVGVYINGQLTDAKDIIENDCELKLITTKDSEGLEILRHSCAHLLAHAVKELYPNTEVTIGPVVDNGFYYDFSFKEAIGEADLPKIEKKMKELAKKGTPVSYKVVSKDAAIEFFKAQGENYKVDIIDSIPADQQIKIYTQGEFSDLCRGPHIPSTSVIKAFKLTKLAGAYWRGDSNNEMLTRIYGTCWATKEDLDQYLNMLEEAEKRDHRKIGKALDLFHFQEDSPGIAFWHDNGVRIWREVEDYMRASNKKYGCSEIRTPLIADFSLWEKSGHASKYAENMFATKSENRDFAIRPMNCPTCVQVYNTKLHSYRDLPIRMAEFGIVHRNEPSGSLHGLLRVRSFTQDDGHVFCAPEQVEEEVILMVKQCFEVYQDFGFNDFTVKIALRPDKRIGDDETWDKSEQMLKNALDAHNVNYELLPGEGAFYGPKIEFHLKDAIGRSWQCGTIQLDFSMPDRLGATYIDKNGNKQVPVMLHRAIVGSLERFIGMLIEHYAGNMPLWLTPVQVAVMGISNHQDEYCQEVFETLEKNGVRAKLDLRNEKIGFKIREHTLLRVPYLVILGKNEQEQKIVTIRRHNGEDLGQMSTGDFCTFLSEQIKAKK, from the coding sequence ATGATAAATATTAAATTTCCTGATGGCTCGATAAGAGAGTTTGAAAAAGGCGTTAATTCATTACAAGTTGCAAAATCTATTTCTCCAGGTTTGGCTAAAGTAACTGTGGGAGTATACATAAATGGCCAGTTAACAGATGCTAAAGATATTATTGAGAATGATTGTGAATTAAAGCTTATCACAACAAAAGATTCTGAAGGCTTAGAAATTTTACGCCATTCATGTGCGCATCTTTTAGCTCATGCAGTCAAAGAGTTGTATCCAAATACAGAAGTTACGATTGGACCTGTTGTTGATAATGGATTTTATTATGATTTTTCTTTCAAAGAAGCTATCGGTGAGGCGGATTTGCCGAAGATCGAAAAGAAAATGAAAGAGCTTGCTAAGAAAGGGACCCCTGTAAGTTATAAAGTTGTTTCTAAAGACGCGGCTATAGAGTTTTTTAAAGCTCAAGGTGAGAATTATAAAGTCGATATAATAGATAGTATTCCAGCAGATCAACAAATTAAGATTTACACTCAAGGGGAGTTTAGTGATCTTTGTCGTGGTCCACATATACCAAGCACATCTGTTATCAAAGCTTTTAAGCTTACTAAGTTAGCAGGAGCATATTGGAGAGGTGATTCTAATAATGAAATGTTGACTCGTATCTATGGAACGTGTTGGGCGACTAAAGAAGATTTAGATCAGTACTTAAATATGTTAGAGGAAGCAGAAAAGCGCGATCATAGAAAAATTGGTAAAGCTTTGGATTTATTTCACTTTCAAGAAGATTCACCAGGCATTGCTTTTTGGCATGATAATGGTGTTAGAATTTGGCGTGAAGTAGAGGATTACATGCGTGCTTCAAATAAAAAATATGGGTGTAGTGAAATAAGGACTCCTTTGATAGCAGATTTTAGTCTGTGGGAAAAGTCAGGACATGCTTCAAAATATGCTGAGAATATGTTTGCAACAAAATCTGAAAATAGAGATTTTGCAATTAGACCGATGAACTGTCCAACTTGTGTACAAGTTTATAATACAAAGCTTCACAGTTATAGGGATCTGCCTATTAGAATGGCTGAGTTCGGAATAGTGCATAGGAATGAACCATCGGGGTCTTTGCATGGATTATTAAGGGTACGCAGTTTTACTCAAGATGATGGCCATGTCTTTTGTGCTCCAGAACAAGTTGAAGAAGAAGTGATCTTAATGGTTAAACAATGTTTTGAGGTTTATCAAGATTTTGGGTTCAATGATTTTACAGTCAAGATCGCACTTAGACCAGATAAGAGAATAGGTGATGATGAGACTTGGGATAAGTCTGAGCAAATGCTAAAAAATGCTCTTGATGCTCATAATGTGAATTATGAGCTATTGCCAGGTGAAGGTGCATTTTATGGCCCTAAGATTGAGTTTCATTTAAAAGATGCTATTGGTAGAAGTTGGCAGTGCGGAACAATACAGTTGGATTTCTCTATGCCTGATAGACTTGGAGCTACATATATTGACAAAAATGGTAATAAGCAAGTTCCTGTAATGTTACATAGAGCTATTGTGGGATCTTTAGAAAGATTTATTGGAATGTTGATAGAGCATTATGCAGGGAATATGCCGTTATGGTTAACACCTGTGCAAGTAGCTGTCATGGGTATCAGTAATCATCAAGATGAATATTGCCAAGAAGTCTTTGAAACCTTAGAAAAAAATGGTGTTCGAGCGAAATTAGACTTGAGAAATGAAAAAATAGGGTTTAAAATACGTGAGCATACTCTTTTGCGTGTTCCATACCTTGTTATATTGGGTAAAAACGAGCAAGAGCAAAAGATTGTTACTATAAGAAGGCATAACGGTGAAGATCTTGGGCAGATGTCTACAGGAGATTTTTGCACTTTCTTAAGTGAGCAAATTAAAGCAAAAAAATAA
- the infC gene encoding translation initiation factor IF-3 — protein sequence MWRKKVIKTDKKAPINEQIRAKEVRLVGVDGEQIGIVSINEALALAEEANVDLVEMVANANPPVCRLMDYGKYLFEQGKKKAQAKKNQKQTQVKEVKLRPVTDVGDYQVKLRNLIKFLEKGDKVKVTLRFRGREMSHKELGMEMLKRMANDAAEYGAVEHQPKMEGRQMIMVLGPKKK from the coding sequence CTGTGGAGGAAAAAAGTTATTAAAACGGATAAAAAAGCACCTATAAATGAGCAAATCAGAGCAAAAGAGGTGCGTTTAGTTGGTGTTGATGGAGAGCAAATAGGAATTGTATCTATCAATGAGGCTTTAGCATTAGCTGAAGAAGCTAATGTTGATTTGGTTGAAATGGTAGCTAATGCTAATCCACCAGTTTGTCGTTTGATGGACTATGGTAAGTACTTATTCGAACAGGGTAAGAAAAAAGCACAAGCTAAAAAGAACCAAAAGCAGACACAGGTAAAAGAAGTAAAGCTTAGACCTGTGACTGATGTAGGGGACTATCAGGTAAAACTACGCAACCTGATAAAGTTTCTAGAAAAGGGCGATAAAGTAAAAGTCACACTTAGATTCAGAGGTAGAGAAATGTCACATAAAGAGCTAGGCATGGAAATGCTTAAGCGTATGGCAAACGATGCTGCTGAATATGGTGCGGTGGAACACCAACCTAAAATGGAAGGTCGCCAAATGATTATGGTTTTAGGACCTAAGAAAAAGTAG
- the rpmI gene encoding 50S ribosomal protein L35, with translation MPKLKTKSGAAKRFKKTGKGGFKHRCANRAHINTKMTTKRKRHLRGMNQVAKVDQASLVQQMPYA, from the coding sequence ATGCCTAAGTTAAAAACTAAGAGTGGTGCTGCTAAGCGCTTTAAAAAGACTGGTAAGGGTGGTTTCAAACACCGTTGTGCAAATCGTGCTCATATCAATACTAAGATGACTACTAAAAGAAAGCGTCATTTAAGAGGTATGAATCAAGTAGCTAAAGTTGATCAAGCTAGCCTAGTTCAACAGATGCCATACGCATAA
- the rplT gene encoding 50S ribosomal protein L20, whose translation MSRVKRGVTARARHKKILNQAKGYYGARSRVYRVAKQAVIKAGQYAYRDRKVKKRTFRSLWIVRINAAARQHDISYSQLINGLNKAGVELDRKALAELAVYNKDAFAAVVEKAKAALA comes from the coding sequence ATGTCAAGAGTAAAAAGAGGCGTAACAGCACGCGCACGTCATAAGAAGATTTTAAATCAAGCTAAAGGTTACTATGGTGCTCGTTCAAGAGTATATAGAGTAGCTAAGCAAGCTGTAATTAAAGCTGGTCAATACGCTTATAGAGATCGCAAAGTTAAAAAAAGAACATTCAGATCTCTTTGGATTGTTCGTATTAATGCTGCTGCTAGACAACATGATATTAGCTATAGCCAATTGATCAATGGCTTAAACAAAGCTGGTGTTGAGCTAGATAGAAAAGCATTAGCTGAATTAGCTGTATACAACAAAGATGCTTTCGCTGCTGTTGTTGAAAAAGCAAAAGCTGCTTTAGCTTAA
- a CDS encoding TVP38/TMEM64 family protein, whose amino-acid sequence MKFINPLLVKRLILVFFLSIGIFVFLILNGYKYLDLDKINFAYERANSYIDNHTILASFSYACIYILTVFFSVPIKPFLKILAGLLFGLVLGFFICLFSATLGAMLAFLIIKYNWGEVQANPRFKIVSRFKLLVENYPVSILLISRILPIPFFVPNILAGILKVKNSIFFLTTLIGIIPITFIYVWFGVHFKNSQLDYTKLFDYKFVLAVVILLLLTLLPFIFKFILRWKKSA is encoded by the coding sequence GTGAAATTCATAAATCCCTTACTTGTTAAAAGGCTTATTTTAGTCTTTTTTTTAAGTATAGGTATTTTTGTGTTTTTAATTCTCAATGGCTATAAATATTTAGATTTAGATAAGATCAACTTTGCTTACGAGAGAGCTAATTCTTACATAGATAATCATACAATACTAGCCTCTTTTAGTTATGCTTGCATATATATTTTGACAGTATTCTTTTCTGTTCCAATCAAACCATTCTTAAAAATACTTGCCGGACTTTTATTTGGGCTCGTGTTGGGTTTTTTTATTTGTTTATTCTCAGCCACGTTGGGAGCGATGTTAGCTTTTTTGATTATTAAATATAATTGGGGAGAGGTTCAAGCAAATCCAAGATTTAAGATCGTTTCAAGATTTAAATTGTTGGTAGAAAATTATCCTGTGTCTATATTGTTGATTTCTAGAATTTTACCAATTCCTTTTTTTGTTCCAAATATTTTGGCAGGAATTTTAAAAGTTAAAAACAGTATCTTCTTTTTGACTACTTTGATTGGCATTATTCCTATAACATTTATATATGTATGGTTTGGTGTTCATTTTAAAAACTCTCAATTAGATTATACTAAATTGTTCGATTATAAGTTTGTATTAGCTGTTGTAATTCTGCTATTGTTGACACTACTTCCTTTTATTTTCAAATTTATTTTGCGATGGAAGAAGAGTGCTTAG
- the rpiA gene encoding ribose-5-phosphate isomerase RpiA produces the protein MFFNKKSKQDELKKLAASEAAKHITSEIILGVGTGSTVAFLIEELANYRDKIKAVVSSSEDSTKKLKALGFEVVDLNYAGNIDLYIDGADECNSHKELIKGGGAALTREKICVAAAKKFICIIDESKKVNTLGEFPLPVEVIPMARSYVAREIIKLGGQPVYREQTTTDNGNVILDIYNLKIDNPLKLETELNQITGVVTNGIFALKPADQVIMAKNDGTIVTL, from the coding sequence ATGTTTTTTAATAAAAAAAGTAAACAAGATGAGCTAAAAAAATTAGCCGCTAGCGAGGCTGCTAAACATATTACATCAGAAATAATCTTAGGTGTTGGCACTGGTAGCACAGTAGCCTTTTTAATCGAAGAGCTAGCTAACTATAGAGATAAAATAAAAGCTGTAGTGTCAAGCTCAGAAGACTCCACAAAAAAACTTAAAGCACTAGGGTTTGAAGTAGTAGATTTAAATTATGCTGGAAATATAGACTTGTATATTGATGGTGCTGATGAGTGTAATAGCCATAAAGAACTTATCAAAGGTGGTGGTGCAGCACTTACACGTGAGAAAATATGTGTCGCAGCAGCAAAAAAATTTATTTGTATTATTGATGAATCTAAAAAAGTGAATACTCTAGGAGAGTTTCCTCTTCCTGTAGAAGTTATCCCAATGGCAAGAAGTTACGTAGCTAGAGAAATAATTAAGTTAGGCGGTCAACCTGTATATAGAGAGCAGACTACAACTGATAATGGCAATGTCATTCTAGATATCTACAACCTAAAAATAGATAATCCACTAAAGCTTGAAACAGAGCTAAACCAAATCACTGGAGTTGTAACAAATGGAATTTTTGCATTAAAACCTGCTGATCAAGTAATTATGGCAAAGAATGATGGGACCATTGTAACTTTATAA
- the mnmG gene encoding tRNA uridine-5-carboxymethylaminomethyl(34) synthesis enzyme MnmG: MIYNNTYDVIVVGGGHAGVEAAAASARIGAKTLLLTHNIDTIGQMSCNPAIGGIGKGHLVKEIDAMGGIMAKAIDMAGIQFRILNSRKGPAVRATRAQADRVLYKKAINSLLNGQENLDIFQDSVDDLVVENGIVSGAITKTGITFKSKKVVLTVGTFLGGKIHIGKVSKAGGRAGDQPSNALAARLRALPFRVDRLKTGTPPRIDCRSVDFSVMDVQHGDTPTPHFSFFSKGKIEHPRQIPCYITYTNTKTHEIITNNLDKSAMYSGLIEGIGPRYCPSIEDKIVRFAEKDRHQIFVEPEGLNSIELYPNGLSTSLPFEVQCEYIRSIKGFENAFIMRPGYAIEYDFFDPRDLKPTLETKHIKNLFFAGQINGTTGYEEAGAQGLVAGINAAISLDSDKSWYPTRSNSYMGVLIDDLITKGTKEPYRMFTSRAEYRLILREDNADLRLSDKACELGLLNKQDQEFFINKKTAIDENIAMMKNTWIGPQTQKARDLEKYLDKKMTRESTLFDLLKRPELDYKKLQQIPDVNLKLNDEAVIEQIEISAKYSGYIERQNKDIEKISTLELKAIPENFDYSQVKGLSNEVLQKLTEQKPTTLGEASRIPGITPAAVSLLTIYMKKTGFIK, translated from the coding sequence ATGATTTATAACAATACTTATGATGTTATTGTTGTTGGGGGTGGTCATGCAGGCGTTGAAGCTGCTGCTGCTTCAGCACGTATAGGCGCAAAAACTCTACTACTTACTCACAATATTGACACAATTGGACAAATGTCCTGTAACCCAGCCATTGGTGGAATTGGCAAGGGTCACTTGGTCAAAGAAATAGATGCCATGGGCGGTATTATGGCAAAAGCCATTGATATGGCAGGTATTCAATTTAGAATCCTTAATTCTCGAAAAGGCCCAGCTGTTAGAGCAACAAGAGCTCAAGCAGATAGAGTTTTATATAAAAAGGCTATTAATTCTTTACTTAATGGTCAAGAAAATTTAGATATTTTCCAAGATTCTGTAGATGATTTAGTAGTCGAAAATGGAATTGTATCTGGAGCTATCACAAAAACAGGAATAACTTTCAAGTCAAAAAAAGTTGTTCTTACAGTTGGGACATTTTTAGGAGGTAAAATACATATAGGCAAAGTTTCTAAAGCTGGAGGTCGAGCGGGAGATCAGCCATCAAACGCATTAGCTGCTCGCTTAAGAGCATTACCATTTAGAGTAGATAGACTCAAAACAGGCACTCCTCCACGTATAGATTGTCGAAGTGTCGATTTTAGTGTTATGGATGTACAACACGGTGACACTCCAACACCACACTTTTCATTTTTCTCAAAAGGAAAAATTGAACATCCAAGACAAATACCTTGCTATATAACTTATACTAACACAAAAACTCATGAGATTATCACAAACAATCTTGACAAATCAGCAATGTACAGTGGACTTATAGAAGGTATAGGACCACGTTACTGCCCTTCTATTGAAGATAAGATTGTAAGATTTGCAGAGAAAGACAGACATCAAATTTTTGTTGAACCTGAGGGTTTAAACAGTATTGAGCTGTACCCTAACGGTTTATCAACTAGCCTACCATTTGAAGTACAATGTGAGTATATACGCTCAATTAAGGGTTTTGAAAATGCTTTTATAATGCGTCCAGGTTATGCAATTGAATACGACTTCTTTGATCCTAGAGACCTTAAACCAACCCTTGAAACTAAGCATATTAAAAATTTATTCTTTGCTGGACAAATTAATGGAACCACAGGGTATGAGGAAGCTGGAGCTCAAGGTTTAGTTGCTGGTATAAATGCTGCCATTAGTCTAGACAGTGATAAATCATGGTACCCAACTCGTTCTAATAGCTATATGGGCGTATTGATAGATGACTTGATAACCAAAGGTACTAAAGAACCATATCGCATGTTTACATCCCGTGCAGAGTATAGACTAATTTTACGTGAAGATAATGCAGATTTAAGACTATCCGATAAAGCCTGTGAATTAGGATTGCTAAACAAACAAGATCAAGAGTTTTTTATCAATAAAAAAACTGCTATAGATGAAAATATAGCTATGATGAAAAATACTTGGATTGGTCCTCAAACCCAAAAAGCTCGTGACTTAGAAAAGTATTTAGATAAAAAAATGACTCGTGAAAGCACTCTTTTTGACTTACTAAAACGTCCAGAGTTAGACTATAAAAAATTACAACAAATTCCTGATGTTAACTTAAAACTGAATGATGAGGCTGTGATTGAACAGATAGAGATCTCTGCTAAATATTCTGGTTACATAGAGCGTCAAAATAAAGATATCGAAAAAATATCGACTCTTGAACTAAAAGCAATACCTGAGAACTTTGACTACTCTCAAGTCAAAGGCCTTTCAAATGAAGTTCTTCAGAAACTAACTGAACAAAAGCCCACAACATTAGGAGAAGCATCTCGTATACCTGGCATAACCCCTGCTGCAGTATCATTACTTACTATATACATGAAAAAAACTGGCTTTATAAAATAG
- a CDS encoding FUSC family protein — translation MILFKDRYVDKLSDTTLLAIRVFIASIVGLIICYLIFSLSGDDDFRDRIYWVVIAVVSVAASTSTSVVYTRAKAIVIFSLLGTSIGSIVLLLIQKNIPHNFTLVAALCCFALALYVYTMFLNYATSVFFIHVYLVMYFGLFIGWDKELFFVRVTCVAIGTLSIVLITFLTRGRKNRVLFNRDMYRIYSELKDLVNKVDCSVENRKIISLIEKSIKLNETLVNAKYEFSDTKKYYEYKKVLILIDELLINLRTYRTLFMQQKKHDDGLYKEFVYFTKEQIQSNFKKITIRYDRLLAQK, via the coding sequence ATGATCTTATTTAAGGATAGATATGTAGATAAGCTTTCTGATACTACATTATTAGCCATAAGGGTTTTTATAGCATCGATAGTTGGATTAATAATTTGCTATTTGATATTTAGTTTAAGTGGTGATGATGACTTTAGAGATAGGATATATTGGGTGGTTATAGCAGTAGTTAGTGTTGCAGCTAGTACCAGTACAAGTGTTGTTTACACTAGAGCTAAAGCGATTGTTATTTTCTCATTACTGGGTACTTCAATAGGATCTATAGTATTATTACTAATCCAAAAAAATATACCTCATAATTTTACATTGGTTGCTGCACTGTGTTGTTTTGCTTTAGCATTGTATGTATATACGATGTTTTTAAACTATGCAACTAGTGTTTTTTTTATACATGTATATTTAGTAATGTACTTTGGATTATTTATTGGTTGGGACAAAGAATTATTTTTTGTTAGGGTTACATGTGTAGCAATAGGAACATTAAGTATAGTTTTGATAACTTTCCTTACTAGAGGGCGAAAGAATAGAGTGCTTTTTAACAGAGATATGTATAGGATCTATTCTGAGCTTAAGGATCTTGTTAATAAAGTTGACTGTAGTGTTGAGAATAGGAAGATTATTTCATTGATAGAAAAAAGTATTAAGCTTAATGAAACTTTAGTAAATGCTAAATATGAGTTTTCTGATACAAAAAAATATTATGAATATAAGAAAGTATTGATACTTATAGATGAATTGTTGATTAATCTAAGGACATATAGAACTTTATTTATGCAACAAAAAAAACATGATGATGGTCTATACAAAGAATTTGTGTATTTTACTAAAGAGCAAATACAAAGTAATTTTAAGAAAATAACAATTAGGTATGATAGATTATTAGCTCAAAAGTAG
- a CDS encoding LysR family transcriptional regulator, with protein sequence MNNIYWRGIQCFIHVAEQQSFTKAADILGMAKSNLSQNIKDLESHLKVQLLYRSTRHVRLTEIGQDYYKKCKQALQDLDIATQLTSQEHNEISGNIKINCVGGIIGEDVIAPVILKFQRLHPKVNLHLDFSSNRINLIDSDYDLVIRMGNLPDSNLIVSPLRTVTTKYVTSKDFFERYSEISDPRQLEDIPLIYGSIKQWNFNSTNDKYTLHIHNNGFHATNGRVMKQAALLGLGVTRLVDIYVDADIKNGRLVEILPQYREETKLSIISLPVKYQLKRISSLINYLKTNFNKEYENKSEIN encoded by the coding sequence ATGAACAATATTTATTGGCGAGGTATCCAATGTTTCATCCACGTCGCAGAACAGCAAAGCTTTACAAAGGCAGCAGATATATTAGGTATGGCCAAATCAAACCTAAGCCAAAATATTAAAGACCTAGAAAGCCACCTTAAAGTTCAACTACTATATAGAAGCACTAGACATGTTCGTCTTACCGAAATAGGACAAGATTATTATAAGAAATGTAAGCAAGCTCTCCAAGACCTTGATATAGCAACGCAACTAACTAGCCAAGAACACAACGAAATAAGTGGTAATATAAAAATCAACTGTGTTGGAGGAATAATTGGTGAAGATGTTATCGCCCCTGTAATTTTGAAGTTCCAGCGACTACATCCAAAAGTCAATCTTCATCTTGATTTCTCTAGCAATAGAATCAATCTCATAGATAGCGATTATGATCTAGTTATCCGTATGGGTAACTTACCTGACTCAAACTTGATAGTTTCACCGCTTAGAACTGTTACTACCAAGTATGTAACGAGTAAAGACTTTTTTGAGAGATATAGTGAGATATCCGACCCAAGACAGCTTGAAGATATACCTCTAATCTACGGTAGTATTAAGCAATGGAATTTTAACTCTACAAATGATAAATACACCCTCCATATTCATAACAATGGTTTTCATGCAACTAATGGCAGAGTTATGAAACAAGCAGCTCTTCTAGGATTAGGAGTCACCAGATTGGTAGATATTTATGTTGATGCGGATATCAAAAATGGTAGATTAGTCGAAATACTACCTCAATATAGAGAAGAAACAAAGCTTTCTATCATTTCACTACCCGTAAAATATCAACTTAAAAGAATCAGCTCTTTAATAAATTATCTCAAAACTAACTTCAATAAAGAATACGAAAACAAAAGTGAGATAAACTAA
- a CDS encoding SDR family oxidoreductase, producing the protein MSKSLVVITGASSGIGAAIAKRFSEAGHSLLLIGRRIEKIEELNLPNTMIRKVDVTDAQALKNAIKEAEAEYGPVELLVNNAGLMLLGQIDTQDPIEWQKMYEVNVLALLNGIQSVLGDMKARKSGTIINISSIAGKKSFPNHAAYVGTKFAVSSMSENIREEVADDNVRIMTICPGAVETELLSHTTSDQIKSDYENWKESMGGVLVADDIARTAMFMFSQPQNINIREVVIAATRQPA; encoded by the coding sequence ATGTCTAAATCATTAGTTGTAATCACTGGGGCAAGTTCTGGAATCGGAGCAGCAATTGCAAAAAGATTTTCTGAAGCAGGCCATTCACTTTTGCTAATAGGTAGAAGAATAGAAAAAATAGAGGAATTAAATTTACCTAACACAATGATTCGTAAGGTAGATGTAACAGATGCTCAAGCTCTAAAAAATGCTATAAAAGAAGCTGAAGCTGAATACGGTCCAGTTGAATTATTGGTTAATAATGCAGGTCTAATGTTGCTTGGTCAAATTGATACACAAGATCCTATTGAATGGCAAAAGATGTACGAAGTGAATGTATTGGCATTATTAAATGGTATTCAATCTGTATTGGGTGATATGAAGGCAAGAAAAAGTGGAACGATTATAAATATCAGTTCAATTGCAGGCAAGAAGTCTTTCCCTAATCACGCTGCATATGTTGGTACAAAATTTGCAGTATCTTCAATGAGTGAGAATATACGTGAAGAAGTTGCTGATGATAATGTTAGAATAATGACAATTTGTCCAGGTGCTGTAGAAACTGAGCTTTTAAGTCATACTACATCTGATCAAATTAAATCAGATTATGAAAACTGGAAAGAGTCTATGGGTGGGGTTTTAGTAGCAGATGATATTGCTCGTACAGCTATGTTTATGTTTAGCCAACCACAAAATATAAATATACGAGAAGTTGTAATTGCTGCAACTAGACAGCCTGCATAA